The following is a genomic window from Crossiella equi.
CGCGAGTGGATCAACAAGCGACCCGAGATCGCGGAGCAGCTGCTCCGGGTGCTGGCGAGAAGGCTGCGCCGGACGAACAACATGCTGGCCGACCTCATCTTCACGGACGTGCCCGGCCGGGTTGCCAAGGCGTTGTTGCAGTTCGCGCAGCGTTTCGGCAGCCAGGAGGGTGGTCTGCTCCGGGTCACGCACGACCTGACCCAGGAGGAGATCGCGCAGTTCGTCGGCGCCTCGCGGGAGACCGTGAACAAGGCGCTGGCCGACTTCGCACACCGCGGGTGGCTGCGGCTGGAAGGCAAGAGCGTGCTGATCCTCGACCCGGAGCGGATGGCTCGCCGGGCGCGGTAGGCGCGGAAGCAAGACACAACAGGAGGCTGGACGCCGCCCCCGACGCGGCGCGCCAGCCTCCTGTTGTGTGCGCGGCCAATCCCCCGACCGGCCACGCGTCCCTCTGATCCGGCCCCGACCCGGTCACCAGAGGAAATCACGTTCGATTGTGAACCATGCCTCTATGAGACGGCGGCGCAGGCCGTCCATGACGCGCTCATTGCCAACAGTGCGTCTTCCTGGGCTTTTGTACAACCCGCATCACCCTCAAGGACGGCGTTCTTCCCCGCGAAGTTGCGTGGATTCACCCGATAACCGCAACTTCGTTACCCAATCGTGACGCTCCGTGTGGTGACCAAGGGCACCGCGAAATAACTGGTACCCGCGTACCAAAGCTGACAGACTGGTACACATGTCCCAGTCTGTTTCCCTCGCGTCCTACCGCGCGGCCCTGAGCACCCCGGCAGCCCGGCTTCCGGTGCTCGCCGCCCTGCTCGGGCGGCTCCCGGTCGCGATGGTCGGTCTGGCGCTCATGCTCTACGTCCAGCTCACCACCGGCTCCTTCGGCGCGGCCGGTGCCGTCTCGGCCGGTGCCCTGACCGGTGTCGCCATCGGCTCGGTCGTGCAGGGCCGCCTGGTCGACCGCCTCGGCCCGACCCGCGTGCTGCTCACCGCCGCCGCGCTGTTCTCCGTGTTCGTGGCGCTCGGCATCACCGCCGTGGAGAGCGGTGCGCCGGTGTGGCTGATGGCCCTGATCGCGCTCGCGCTCGGCACCACCCAGCCCTCGGTCAGCTCCTCCTCGCGGAGCCTGTGGGCCCGCCTGGTGCCGCCGGGCCCGACCCGGCAGGCCGCGTACTCCTACGAGGCCATCAGCATGGAGGTCTTCTTCATCCTGGGCCCGGGTCTGGCCGGTCTGCTGACCGCGGCCATGCCGTGGGCGGGCACCGGCGTGCTGGTCGGCTCGGTGTCGATGGTCGTCGGCGCGGTCGGCTTCGCGCTGACCCCGGCGGTGCGCGCCTGGCGCGAGCCCGCCGAGCCGCAGGCCGTCCGGCCGAGCATGTTCGGGGTGCTCACCCCGGCCATGCGCACGGTGGCCCTGGCGGCGTTCGGCTTCGGCATCACCATCGGCTTCGTCGAGGTCGCGGTCCCGGCGGCGGCCACCCAGGCCGGTCACCAGTCCATCGGCGGCCTGCTGCTGAGCCTGTGGTCGATCAGCTCGGTCGCGGCGGGCGTGCTCTACGGCATGCGCCCGTTCCCGCGCCCGATGTACCTGCGGCTGCCCGCGCTGATCGCCGGGTTCTCGGGCCTGATCCTCATCCTGGCCTTCCAGAGCACCCTGATCGGCCTGGCCATCGGGCTGCTGGTCGTCGGCACGCTGATCACCCCGCAGGCCACGGCCCACTCGATCGCGGTCGAGGAGGTCGCCCCGGCGGGCAGCTCGACCGAGGCCTTCGGCTGGGTGATCACCGCGGTGACCCTCGGCCTGGCCGCGGGCCAGGGCGCCAGCGGCCAGCTGATCGAGCTGTCCGGCCCGTGGCTGGCCTTCGTCGCCTCGACCGTGGCCGGTCTGCTGATCGCCACCGTGGTGTGGTTCCGCCGCCACACGGTGCGCGACGCGCTGCCCGCGGTGTCCCCG
Proteins encoded in this region:
- a CDS encoding MFS transporter, whose protein sequence is MSQSVSLASYRAALSTPAARLPVLAALLGRLPVAMVGLALMLYVQLTTGSFGAAGAVSAGALTGVAIGSVVQGRLVDRLGPTRVLLTAAALFSVFVALGITAVESGAPVWLMALIALALGTTQPSVSSSSRSLWARLVPPGPTRQAAYSYEAISMEVFFILGPGLAGLLTAAMPWAGTGVLVGSVSMVVGAVGFALTPAVRAWREPAEPQAVRPSMFGVLTPAMRTVALAAFGFGITIGFVEVAVPAAATQAGHQSIGGLLLSLWSISSVAAGVLYGMRPFPRPMYLRLPALIAGFSGLILILAFQSTLIGLAIGLLVVGTLITPQATAHSIAVEEVAPAGSSTEAFGWVITAVTLGLAAGQGASGQLIELSGPWLAFVASTVAGLLIATVVWFRRHTVRDALPAVSPADCAVETADLTAAARA
- a CDS encoding Crp/Fnr family transcriptional regulator, giving the protein MDETLARAGIFQGVDPSAAEALASSLESVDFPRSHVIFAEGEPGDRLYILQSGKVKLGRKSPDGRENLLAIMGPSDMFGEMSIFDPGPRTSTATTVTEVRALTMDRPALREWINKRPEIAEQLLRVLARRLRRTNNMLADLIFTDVPGRVAKALLQFAQRFGSQEGGLLRVTHDLTQEEIAQFVGASRETVNKALADFAHRGWLRLEGKSVLILDPERMARRAR